A single window of Gossypium hirsutum isolate 1008001.06 chromosome A10, Gossypium_hirsutum_v2.1, whole genome shotgun sequence DNA harbors:
- the LOC107924903 gene encoding malonyl-CoA decarboxylase, mitochondrial isoform X1 yields the protein MNKKALAILMRARMRPNHLTNFALSPISNELNQILSNSHGNRSSENGEHHAMEHGKEKLNHQRSFEVVRESMHSVISMNKTEVGDSVLNEFLEGYCSLSFENRRKLLLTLAKEYDLNRAQVRELIKQYLGLQPPGSEAQSGGVEDEGFLSTFYRIERNLRHSLKPVYETLFERLNTHPEGLKFLTIIRADILSILTEGNIASLRALDSYLKEKLTTWLSPAALELHQITWDDPASLLEKIVFYEAVHPISNLIDLKRRLGVGRRCFGYFHSAIPREPLIFIEVALLKNIAETIQEVLWDNPPIAESEATCALFYSISSTQPGLAGINLGKFLIKRVITLVKIDMPHISVFATLSPIPGFMQWLLSKLASQLKLAKAEDISRSSADRSRLTFYENILEPEEERALIDSSGDLASGKSGMEIMLNLLTPTTHEWSNSDKLLSALKLPLMRLCARYLLQEKKRGKALDSVANFHLQNGAMVQRINWMADQSEKGLKQSAGIMVNYVYRPENIEEYAQSYFSKGHIHSSYDVKRYIQLALENESKGSL from the exons ATGAATAAGAAAGCATTGGCCATTTTGATGCGAGCTAGAATGAGACCTAATCATCTCACCAACTTCGCCCTTTCTCCCATTTCC AATGAGTTGAATCAAATTCTGTCAAATTCTCATGGAAACCGGTCCAGTGAAAATGGGGAGCATCATGCCAtggaacatggaaaagaaaagcTCAATCATCAAAG ATCATTTGAGGTTGTACGAGAATCAATGCACTCCGTGATATCAATGAATAAAACTGAAGTTGGTGATTCTGTACTTAATGAGTTTTTGGAG GGTTATTGTAGCCTTTCTTTTGAGAACCGTAGGAAATTATTGCTCACACTTGCCAAAGAGTATGATCTCAACAGGGCACAAGTTCGTGAGCTCATAAAACAATATCTCGGACTTCAGCCACCTG GGAGTGAAGCTCAATCAGGAGGAGTTGAAGATGAAGGCTTTCTTTCAACTTTCTATCGCATAGAGAGAAATTTGAGACATTCCCTTAAACCAGTATATGAAACTCTATTTGAGAGACTTAACACGCACCCTGAAGGGCTGAAGTTTTTGACCATCATCCGGGCTGATATATTATCCATTCTCAC aGAAGGAAATATTGCTTCATTGCGAGCATTGGATTCTTATCTGAAGGAGAAGCTTACAACTTGGCTTAGTCCTGCTGCTTTAGAGCTCCATCAGATTACATGGGATGATCCTGCTTCTTTGCTAGAGAAAATAGTATtttatgaa GCAGTGCATCCAATCAGTAATCTTATTGATCTTAAGAGAAGACTGGGAGTTGGTCGTCGTTGTTTCGGATATTTTCATTCAGCCATACCTC GTGAACCTCTTATTTTTATTGAAGTTGCACTTTTGAAGAATATAGCAGAGACAATACAG GAAGTTTTGTGGGATAATCCTCCAATTGCTGAAAGTGAGGCAACTTGTGCATTATTTTACTCGATATCATCAACTCAG CCTGGCTTGGCCGGAATCAACCTAGGAAAGTTTCTTATCAAACGTGTTATAACGTTGGTGAAAATAGATATGCCACACATTTCT GTGTTTGCTACGCTTAGCCCTATCCCAGGATTCATGCAATGGCTTCTTTCCAAGTTGGCATCTCAATTGAAACTTGCCAAAGCCGAGGACATATCACGCTCATCTGCTGATAGATCCAGATTAACTTTTTATGAGAATATACTTGAACCAGAAGAAGAAAGAGCACTAATAGACTCATCGGG GGATCTTGCTTCCGGAAAAAGTGGCATGGAAATAATGTTGAACTTGCTAACGCCGACAACTCATGAGTGGAGTAATTCAGATAAATTGCTTTCAGCATTAAAACTGCCTCTAATGCGACTATGTGCCAG GTACCTTCTTcaagagaaaaagagaggaaaagctCTAGATTCTGTTGCAAACTTCCATTTGCAGAACGGAGCG ATGGTTCAAAGAATAAACTGGATGGCTGACCAATCGGAAAAAGGCTTAAAACAAAGTGCAGGTATCATGGTGAACTATGTCTACAG GCCCGAGAATATTGAGGAATATGCTCAGTCATATTTCAGCAAAGGACATATCCACTCTTCCTATGATGTGAAACGTTACATTCAG CTGGCATTGGAAAACGAATCCAAGGGCAGCTTATGA
- the LOC107924903 gene encoding malonyl-CoA decarboxylase, mitochondrial isoform X2, whose product MEHGKEKLNHQRSFEVVRESMHSVISMNKTEVGDSVLNEFLEGYCSLSFENRRKLLLTLAKEYDLNRAQVRELIKQYLGLQPPGSEAQSGGVEDEGFLSTFYRIERNLRHSLKPVYETLFERLNTHPEGLKFLTIIRADILSILTEGNIASLRALDSYLKEKLTTWLSPAALELHQITWDDPASLLEKIVFYEAVHPISNLIDLKRRLGVGRRCFGYFHSAIPREPLIFIEVALLKNIAETIQEVLWDNPPIAESEATCALFYSISSTQPGLAGINLGKFLIKRVITLVKIDMPHISVFATLSPIPGFMQWLLSKLASQLKLAKAEDISRSSADRSRLTFYENILEPEEERALIDSSGDLASGKSGMEIMLNLLTPTTHEWSNSDKLLSALKLPLMRLCARYLLQEKKRGKALDSVANFHLQNGAMVQRINWMADQSEKGLKQSAGIMVNYVYRPENIEEYAQSYFSKGHIHSSYDVKRYIQLALENESKGSL is encoded by the exons AtggaacatggaaaagaaaagcTCAATCATCAAAG ATCATTTGAGGTTGTACGAGAATCAATGCACTCCGTGATATCAATGAATAAAACTGAAGTTGGTGATTCTGTACTTAATGAGTTTTTGGAG GGTTATTGTAGCCTTTCTTTTGAGAACCGTAGGAAATTATTGCTCACACTTGCCAAAGAGTATGATCTCAACAGGGCACAAGTTCGTGAGCTCATAAAACAATATCTCGGACTTCAGCCACCTG GGAGTGAAGCTCAATCAGGAGGAGTTGAAGATGAAGGCTTTCTTTCAACTTTCTATCGCATAGAGAGAAATTTGAGACATTCCCTTAAACCAGTATATGAAACTCTATTTGAGAGACTTAACACGCACCCTGAAGGGCTGAAGTTTTTGACCATCATCCGGGCTGATATATTATCCATTCTCAC aGAAGGAAATATTGCTTCATTGCGAGCATTGGATTCTTATCTGAAGGAGAAGCTTACAACTTGGCTTAGTCCTGCTGCTTTAGAGCTCCATCAGATTACATGGGATGATCCTGCTTCTTTGCTAGAGAAAATAGTATtttatgaa GCAGTGCATCCAATCAGTAATCTTATTGATCTTAAGAGAAGACTGGGAGTTGGTCGTCGTTGTTTCGGATATTTTCATTCAGCCATACCTC GTGAACCTCTTATTTTTATTGAAGTTGCACTTTTGAAGAATATAGCAGAGACAATACAG GAAGTTTTGTGGGATAATCCTCCAATTGCTGAAAGTGAGGCAACTTGTGCATTATTTTACTCGATATCATCAACTCAG CCTGGCTTGGCCGGAATCAACCTAGGAAAGTTTCTTATCAAACGTGTTATAACGTTGGTGAAAATAGATATGCCACACATTTCT GTGTTTGCTACGCTTAGCCCTATCCCAGGATTCATGCAATGGCTTCTTTCCAAGTTGGCATCTCAATTGAAACTTGCCAAAGCCGAGGACATATCACGCTCATCTGCTGATAGATCCAGATTAACTTTTTATGAGAATATACTTGAACCAGAAGAAGAAAGAGCACTAATAGACTCATCGGG GGATCTTGCTTCCGGAAAAAGTGGCATGGAAATAATGTTGAACTTGCTAACGCCGACAACTCATGAGTGGAGTAATTCAGATAAATTGCTTTCAGCATTAAAACTGCCTCTAATGCGACTATGTGCCAG GTACCTTCTTcaagagaaaaagagaggaaaagctCTAGATTCTGTTGCAAACTTCCATTTGCAGAACGGAGCG ATGGTTCAAAGAATAAACTGGATGGCTGACCAATCGGAAAAAGGCTTAAAACAAAGTGCAGGTATCATGGTGAACTATGTCTACAG GCCCGAGAATATTGAGGAATATGCTCAGTCATATTTCAGCAAAGGACATATCCACTCTTCCTATGATGTGAAACGTTACATTCAG CTGGCATTGGAAAACGAATCCAAGGGCAGCTTATGA
- the LOC107924904 gene encoding chaperonin-like RBCX protein 1, chloroplastic, with amino-acid sequence MESLAVNIVPFPHPSFLNSKLPINREKGFFHCWPCKQRSSSSSPHNPTRLNCHKMFVPGFGEASPEAKAAKNLHNFFNYIAVKIVSAQLESYNPEAYEELMEFLDTHSLNDGDEFCASLMRESSRHKALALRILEVRSAYCKRDFEWDNLKRLAFKMVDESNTKLMREYVLETSPATENETGK; translated from the exons ATGGAGAGCCTTGCCGTGAACATTGTTCCATTCCCTCACCCTTCTTTTCTCAATTCTAAATTACCAATAAATAGAGAAAAGGGTTTTTTCCATTGTTGGCCATGCAAACAAAGAAGCAGCAGCTCCAGCCCCCACAATCCCACACGTTTAAACTGTCACAAAATGTTTGTTCCTG gGTTTGGAGAAGCATCACCAGAGGCCAAAGCAGCTAAAAACCTCCATAATTTCTTTAATTATATAGCTGTTAAGATTGTCAGTGCTCAGCTTGAG AGCTATAACCCTGAAGCTTACGAGGAGTTGATGGAGTTTTTGGATACTCACTCGTTGAATGATGGGGATGAGTTTTGCGCTAGCTTGATGAGGGAATCTTCTAGGCATAAAGCTCTAG CCCTACGCATCCTAGAG gttcgATCTGCATATTGCAAACGTGACTTCGAGTGGGACAACTTGAAGCGCTTAGCTTTCAAG ATGGTAGATGAATCCAATACAAAACTCATGAGGGAATATGTTTTAGAAACCAGTCCTGCCACTGAAAATGAAACCGGCAAGTGA
- the LOC107925049 gene encoding lysM domain receptor-like kinase 3 isoform X2, whose amino-acid sequence MITFSPMKSSPPPPIFPLFFHTLLYLFIHVQANCKTGCSLAFASYYVWEGSNLTYISTLFNKPISDILPYNPTVSNPDKIDTGTRIHVPFSCDCLNGDFLGHTFGYLTQSGDTYDRIASNAYANLTTEDWVRRVNVYDPTRIPDDEVINVTVNCSCGDRWVSRDYGLFATYPIRPGEDLEVIAAEVNVAAELIRRYNPAVNFSAGTGLVFVPAKDQTGNFPPLKISTTGIYRRKKVVKASLHPEASPDHYIQLGHGSGGTLKNNSETTALVTSPGLTGITVDKSVEFSYEELAKATDNFNIDNKIGQGGFGSVYLAELRGEKAAIKKMDMQASREFLAELKVLTHVHHLNLVRLIGYCVEGSLFLVYEFIENGNLSQHLRWQDRDPLPWLARVQIGLDSARGLEYIHEHTVPLYIHRDIKSANILIDKNFRAKVADFGLTKLTEYGNTSLQTRLVGTFGYMPPEYAQYGEVSPKVDVYAFGVVLYELISAREAVVKTNEEVTESMGLVALFEDVLNQPDPRQDLQKLVDPRLGDNYSFDAVFKMARLAKACTQENPQLRPSMRTTVVALMTLSSSTDDWDVGSLYENKALMDLMSGR is encoded by the exons ATGATCACATTCTCACCAATGAAATCGTCACCGCCTCCACCGATCTTCCCACTCTTTTTTCATACCCTTCTCTATTTATTCATCCATGTCCAAGCCAACTGCAAAACCGGATGCAGCCTCGCTTTCGCTTCGTATTACGTATGGGAAGGATCCAACCTCACTTACATCAGTACCCTCTTCAACAAACCAATCTCCGATATCCTTCCGTACAATCCCACCGTTTCGAATCCGGATAAAATCGATACCGGGACCCGGATCCACGTTCCGTTTTCGTGCGACTGTTTGAACGGGGATTTTTTGGGTCATACTTTTGGTTATTTGACGCAGTCTGGGGATACGTATGATAGGATTGCTAGCAACGCTTATGCGAATTTGACGACGGAGGATTGGGTACGAAGGGTTAATGTTTATGATCCCACCAGGATACCTGACGATGAAGTTATTAATGTTACGGTGAATTGTTCGTGCGGTGATCGATGGGTTTCGAGAGATTATGGGTTGTTCGCGACGTACCCTATTCGACCCGGTGAGGATTTGGAGGTCATTGCGGCGGAGGTGAACGTGGCGGCGGAGCTGATTCGGAGGTATAATCCGGCGGTTAATTTTAGTGCTGGAACTGGACTCGTGTTTGTGCCGGCAAAAG ACCAAACTGGAAATTTCCCACCATTAAAGATCAG CACAACTG GCATTTACAGAAGAAAGAAAGTCGTCAAAGCTTCGTTACACCCAGAAGCATCACCGGACCACTACATTCAACTCGGACACG GTTCCGGAGGTACCCTGAAGAATAATTCAGAAACGACCGCTCTCGTCACTTCTCCGGGCCTCACCGGTATCACAGTGGACAAATCCGTTGAGTTCTCATACGAAGAGCTTGCCAAAGCAACCGATAACTTCAACATTGATAATAAGATCGGACAAGGAGGCTTCGGTTCCGTTTACCTCGCTGAATTACGAGGCGAG AAAGCTGCAATCAAGAAAATGGATATGCAAGCATCAAGGGAATTCCTTGCTGAACTAAAGGTTTTAACACATGTTCATCATTTGAACCTG GTTCGTTTAATTGGATATTGTGTCGAAGGTTCCTTATTCTTAGTCTACGAGTTCATCGAGAACGGTAATTTAAGCCAACATTTACGCTGGCAAG ATAGAGATCCGTTGCCATGGTTAGCAAGGGTGCAAATCGGTTTAGACTCGGCCAGAGGACTCGAATACATCCATGAACATACTGTCCCTCTCTACATTCATCGTGATATAAAATCGGCAAATATTTTAATCGACAAGAACTTTCGAGCTAAG GTGGCTGATTTTGGGTTGACGAAACTAACTGAATACGGAAACACTTCGTTGCAAACACGTCTCGTTGGTACTTTCGGATACATGCCACCAGA ATATGCTCAATATGGTGAGGTTTCCCCTAAGGTTGATGTGTATGCTTTTGGAGTTGTTCTCTACGAACTGATATCCGCCAGGGAAGCTGTCGTCAAGACGAACGAAGAAGTAACTGAATCAATGGGACTCGTCGCATTG TTCGAAGATGTTCTAAACCAACCCGATCCAAGACAAGATCTGCAAAAACTAGTTGACCCCAGACTCGGCGATAACTACTCTTTTGATGCCGTCTTCAAG ATGGCACGTCTCGCCAAGGCTTGTACGCAAGAAAATCCTCAGCTGAGACCGAGCATGAGAACTACTGTCGTCGCACTTATGACACTGTCGTCTTCAACCGATGATTGGGATGTTGGCTCGTTATACGAAAATAAAGCTCTAATGGACCTCATGTCGGGAAGGTAG
- the LOC107925049 gene encoding lysM domain receptor-like kinase 3 isoform X1 yields MITFSPMKSSPPPPIFPLFFHTLLYLFIHVQANCKTGCSLAFASYYVWEGSNLTYISTLFNKPISDILPYNPTVSNPDKIDTGTRIHVPFSCDCLNGDFLGHTFGYLTQSGDTYDRIASNAYANLTTEDWVRRVNVYDPTRIPDDEVINVTVNCSCGDRWVSRDYGLFATYPIRPGEDLEVIAAEVNVAAELIRRYNPAVNFSAGTGLVFVPAKDQTGNFPPLKISTTGISSKVIAGISIAGVTGALLLGFFVHAGIYRRKKVVKASLHPEASPDHYIQLGHGSGGTLKNNSETTALVTSPGLTGITVDKSVEFSYEELAKATDNFNIDNKIGQGGFGSVYLAELRGEKAAIKKMDMQASREFLAELKVLTHVHHLNLVRLIGYCVEGSLFLVYEFIENGNLSQHLRWQDRDPLPWLARVQIGLDSARGLEYIHEHTVPLYIHRDIKSANILIDKNFRAKVADFGLTKLTEYGNTSLQTRLVGTFGYMPPEYAQYGEVSPKVDVYAFGVVLYELISAREAVVKTNEEVTESMGLVALFEDVLNQPDPRQDLQKLVDPRLGDNYSFDAVFKMARLAKACTQENPQLRPSMRTTVVALMTLSSSTDDWDVGSLYENKALMDLMSGR; encoded by the exons ATGATCACATTCTCACCAATGAAATCGTCACCGCCTCCACCGATCTTCCCACTCTTTTTTCATACCCTTCTCTATTTATTCATCCATGTCCAAGCCAACTGCAAAACCGGATGCAGCCTCGCTTTCGCTTCGTATTACGTATGGGAAGGATCCAACCTCACTTACATCAGTACCCTCTTCAACAAACCAATCTCCGATATCCTTCCGTACAATCCCACCGTTTCGAATCCGGATAAAATCGATACCGGGACCCGGATCCACGTTCCGTTTTCGTGCGACTGTTTGAACGGGGATTTTTTGGGTCATACTTTTGGTTATTTGACGCAGTCTGGGGATACGTATGATAGGATTGCTAGCAACGCTTATGCGAATTTGACGACGGAGGATTGGGTACGAAGGGTTAATGTTTATGATCCCACCAGGATACCTGACGATGAAGTTATTAATGTTACGGTGAATTGTTCGTGCGGTGATCGATGGGTTTCGAGAGATTATGGGTTGTTCGCGACGTACCCTATTCGACCCGGTGAGGATTTGGAGGTCATTGCGGCGGAGGTGAACGTGGCGGCGGAGCTGATTCGGAGGTATAATCCGGCGGTTAATTTTAGTGCTGGAACTGGACTCGTGTTTGTGCCGGCAAAAG ACCAAACTGGAAATTTCCCACCATTAAAGATCAG CACAACTG GGATCTCGAGTAAAGTTATCGCTGGCATATCTATTGCTGGAGTCACCGGCGCTTTACTGTTAGGATTTTTCGTACATGCAGGCATTTACAGAAGAAAGAAAGTCGTCAAAGCTTCGTTACACCCAGAAGCATCACCGGACCACTACATTCAACTCGGACACG GTTCCGGAGGTACCCTGAAGAATAATTCAGAAACGACCGCTCTCGTCACTTCTCCGGGCCTCACCGGTATCACAGTGGACAAATCCGTTGAGTTCTCATACGAAGAGCTTGCCAAAGCAACCGATAACTTCAACATTGATAATAAGATCGGACAAGGAGGCTTCGGTTCCGTTTACCTCGCTGAATTACGAGGCGAG AAAGCTGCAATCAAGAAAATGGATATGCAAGCATCAAGGGAATTCCTTGCTGAACTAAAGGTTTTAACACATGTTCATCATTTGAACCTG GTTCGTTTAATTGGATATTGTGTCGAAGGTTCCTTATTCTTAGTCTACGAGTTCATCGAGAACGGTAATTTAAGCCAACATTTACGCTGGCAAG ATAGAGATCCGTTGCCATGGTTAGCAAGGGTGCAAATCGGTTTAGACTCGGCCAGAGGACTCGAATACATCCATGAACATACTGTCCCTCTCTACATTCATCGTGATATAAAATCGGCAAATATTTTAATCGACAAGAACTTTCGAGCTAAG GTGGCTGATTTTGGGTTGACGAAACTAACTGAATACGGAAACACTTCGTTGCAAACACGTCTCGTTGGTACTTTCGGATACATGCCACCAGA ATATGCTCAATATGGTGAGGTTTCCCCTAAGGTTGATGTGTATGCTTTTGGAGTTGTTCTCTACGAACTGATATCCGCCAGGGAAGCTGTCGTCAAGACGAACGAAGAAGTAACTGAATCAATGGGACTCGTCGCATTG TTCGAAGATGTTCTAAACCAACCCGATCCAAGACAAGATCTGCAAAAACTAGTTGACCCCAGACTCGGCGATAACTACTCTTTTGATGCCGTCTTCAAG ATGGCACGTCTCGCCAAGGCTTGTACGCAAGAAAATCCTCAGCTGAGACCGAGCATGAGAACTACTGTCGTCGCACTTATGACACTGTCGTCTTCAACCGATGATTGGGATGTTGGCTCGTTATACGAAAATAAAGCTCTAATGGACCTCATGTCGGGAAGGTAG
- the LOC107925181 gene encoding calcium permeable stress-gated cation channel 1, producing the protein MATLGDIGVAAAFNLLSAFVFFIAFAVLRLQPFNDRVYFPKWYLKGLRTSPASSGAFVRKFVNLDFRSYLKFLNWMPEALKMPELELIDHAGLDSAVYLRIYLIGLKIFVPITIVAWAVLVPVNYTNKTLELQLKNVTSSNIDKLSISNIPLESDRFWTHIVMAYAFTFWTCFVLLKEYEMVASMRLHFLASEKRRPDQFTVLVRNVPPDPDESVSETVEHFFLVNHPDTYLTNQVVCNANKLAKLVKQRKKKQNWLDYYQLKYSRNNAQRPIMKTGFLGLCGQKVDAIEHHEAEIKKLSKEIAEERERVNKDPKAIMPAAFVSFKSRWGAAVCAQTQQSRDPTSWLTEWAPEPCDVYWPNLPIPYVSLAIRRLIMAVAFFFLTFFFIIPIASVQALASIEGLEKVAPFLKPIIDMKFIKSVIQGILPGLALKLFLIFLPTILMIMAKFEGFTSKSSLERRAATRYYLFNLVNVFLGSIVAGSALEQLNTFIKQSANEIPRTIGVAVPLRATFFITYIMVDGWAGIAGEILMLKPLIIYHLKNFFLVKTEKDREEAMDPGSLGFNTGEPQIQLYFLLGLVYAAVTPALLPFIVIFFGLAYVVFRHQIINVYNQEYESAAAFWPDVHGRIIIALLISQVALIGLLTSKKAAQSTPFLIALVVLTIWFYTFCKARYEPAFVRYPLQEAMMKDTLERAREPNLNLKPYLQNAYIHPVFKEEDEEDEFDFKSENESVLVPTKRQSRRSTPAPSRISGASSPSLPPEVVPEHPERAS; encoded by the exons aTGGCGACATTAGGTGATATAGGGGTTGCAGCAGCTTTTAATCTGCTTAGTGCATTTGTGTTCTTTATAGCTTTCGCTGTATTACGGCTTCAACCGTTCAACGACCGGGTTTATTTTCCGAAATGGTATCTTAAGGGTTTACGAACCAGTCCGGCTAGTTCCGGCGCGTTCGTGAGGAAATTCGTTAACTTGGATTTTCGATCTTACTTGAAGTTCTTGAATTGGATGCCTGAAGCATTGAAAATGCCCGAACTCGAGCTTATCGATCATGCTGGGTTGGATTCGGCTGTTTATTTGCGCATTTACTTGATAGG GTTAAAGATTTTTGTCCCTATCACTATTGTGGCGTGGGCGGTTCTAGTACCAGTTAATTACACGAATAAAACATTGGAATTGCAGTTGAAGAATGTAACTTCAAGTAATATTGATAAGCTCTCGATTTCGAATATTCCACTCGAATCAGATAG GTTTTGGACCCATATTGTTATGGCTTATGCTTTTACGTTTTGGACTTGCTTTGTGTTGCTAAAGGAGTATGAGATGGTCGCATCTATGAGGTTGCACTTTCTTGCATCAGAAAAACGTAGGCCGGATCAATTTACG GTGCTTGTTCGGAACGTACCACCAGATCCCGATGAATCTGTTAGTGAGACCGTGGAGCATTTTTTCTTGGTCAATCACCCAGACACTTATCTTACAAATCAG GTAGTATGCAATGCAAACAAACTTGCTAAGTTGGTGAAACAGAGGAAAAAAAAGCAAAATTGGCTTGATTATTACCAGCTGAAATACTCAAGAAATAATGCACAACGGCCTATTATGAAG ACTGGTTTCCTCGGGCTTTGCGGTCAAAAAGTTGATGCAATTGAGCATCATGAAGCTGAAATCAAGAAGTTATCTAAGGAA ATAGCTGAAGAGAGAGAAAGGGTAAACAAAGATCCAAAAGCAATAATGCCGGCTGCGTTTGTTTCGTTTAAATCACGATGGGGAGCAGCTGTTTGTGCTCAAACACAACAATCCCGAGACCCAACTTCATGGTTAACAGAATGGGCACCCGAGCCATGTGATGTCTATTGGCCGAACCTACCGATTCCTTACGTCTCGTTGGCAATTAGGAGGTTGATCATGGCTGTAGCATTCTTTTTCTTGACTTTCTTTTTCATCATCCCTATCGCATCCGTACAAGCTTTGGCTAGCATCGAGGGACTCGAGAAAGTAGCACCCTTTTTGAAGCCCATAATCGATAT GAAATTTATTAAGTCGGTTATCCAAGGTATTCTACCCGGTCTTGCATTGAAGCTCTTTCTTATTTTTCTGCCGACTATATTGATGATTATGGCCAAGTTTGAAGGATTCACGTCAAAATCGTCTTTAGAGCGGAGAGCAGCAACTCGATactatcttttcaatttagtgaaTGTTTTCCTTGGCAGCATTGTTGCCGGTAGTGCACTCGAGCAACTAAACACATTCATTAAGCAATCGGCAAATGA AATTCCGAGAACAATTGGTGTAGCTGTACCATTGAGAGCAACGTTTTTCATTACTTATATCATGGTTGATGGATGGGCAGGAATAGCCGGAGAGATTTTGATGCTAAAACCGCTTATAATTTACCACCTGAAAAACTTTTTCTTGGTGAAAACTGAAAAGGATCGAGAGGAGGCAATGGATCCCGGGAGCTTGGGCTTCAACACTGGAGAACCTCAAATACAACTCTATTTTCTACTTGGCCTCGTTTATGCTGCCGTGACACCTGCTTTACTTCCTTTCATTGTAATCTTCTTCGGGCTAGCTTACGTCGTCTTCCGTCATCAG ATAATTAATGTTTACAATCAAGAGTATGAGAGTGCCGCGGCATTTTGGCCCGACGTCCACGGACGCATAATAATTGCATTGCTTATCTCACAAGTCGCCCTTATTGGATTATTAACTTCAAAGAAAGCTGCTCAGTCCACACCGTTTCTCATTGCTCTCGTCGTCCTCACAATATGGTTTTACACGTTCTGCAAAGCCCGTTATGAACCTGCGTTTGTTCGATATCCTTTACAG GAAGCAATGATGAAAGATACCTTGGAACGTGCAAGGGAACCAAACCTCAACTTAAAACCGTATCTTCAGAACGCATACATCCATCCGGTTTTCAAAGAGGAAGATGAAGAGGACGAATTTGATTTCAAGTCTGAAAACGAGAGTGTTTTAGTACCCACGAAACGTCAATCTCGAAGAAGCACTCCAGCACCTAGCAGAATTAGCGGTGCATCTTCACCATCGTTGCCGCCAGAGGTGGTTCCCGAACATCCGGAGCGTGCAAGTTAG